A genome region from Myxococcota bacterium includes the following:
- a CDS encoding phospholipase A — protein MMFTRISFFSILICLQPWSLNAESLDASPSHPVMKNKTSVTLASISPEASSAAVGNFPTVGGSYGLEQFWNHFAPHEPMYFIGGWLSPNIKLQYSFRYRIFNPRASWASKHEWLKGFNLAYSQTSTWDVSDPQQYFFYDSSYRPEGFYYLESLPFIRVPEKWQLGLQAGVSHESNGVKNPDHRSLNSVYFRPTFTIAHSGNDLFWTISPRVNYYFLVDRNEDLADYRGYVDFRTAFGLRDSVQLAAIGRLGQHFDKGSVQLDLTYPLTKLLKGNIDIALEIQYFVGYGDTLLSYNRFSNILRGGIAIVR, from the coding sequence ATGATGTTTACCAGAATTTCATTTTTCTCGATCTTAATATGTCTTCAGCCTTGGTCTTTAAACGCCGAAAGCCTAGACGCCTCGCCAAGCCACCCAGTCATGAAAAACAAAACCAGTGTGACGCTGGCCTCGATAAGCCCTGAAGCATCTTCAGCCGCTGTCGGCAACTTCCCCACGGTAGGCGGTAGTTACGGACTCGAGCAATTTTGGAATCATTTTGCGCCCCATGAACCGATGTATTTTATTGGTGGCTGGCTGTCGCCGAACATTAAGCTTCAGTATAGTTTTCGATATCGTATTTTTAACCCAAGAGCGTCTTGGGCATCAAAGCACGAATGGTTGAAAGGTTTTAATTTGGCCTATTCTCAAACCTCCACTTGGGACGTGAGCGACCCACAACAGTATTTTTTCTATGATAGTAGTTATCGCCCAGAAGGATTTTATTACCTGGAAAGCCTGCCATTTATTCGAGTTCCAGAAAAATGGCAGCTTGGATTGCAGGCTGGGGTGAGTCACGAATCCAATGGGGTTAAAAACCCTGACCATCGCTCGTTAAACTCTGTATATTTCAGGCCAACTTTTACCATCGCTCATAGCGGCAACGATTTATTTTGGACGATATCGCCGCGTGTAAACTATTATTTCTTGGTCGATCGCAATGAAGATTTAGCAGATTATCGTGGCTATGTTGACTTTCGAACCGCTTTTGGACTCAGAGACAGCGTCCAACTTGCAGCCATCGGCCGATTAGGACAACACTTTGATAAAGGCAGCGTACAGCTAGATCTAACCTACCCCCTGACCAAATTGCTTAAAGGCAATATCGATATTGCCTTAGAGATTCAGTATTTCGTTGGCTATGGCGACACCCTGCTGAGTTACAACCGCTTCAGCAATATTCTACGCGGAGGCATCGCCATCGTCAGGTAG
- a CDS encoding Fic family protein encodes MMNNRLMPYNWQQPDWPGFSYEIKHLDPLLIQYAQLTGRLSGHLDGLPPELKNDTLIEFMVNEALKSAKIEGEQLAFEDVHSSIRNQLGLNAHKTLVQDNRAQGIAQMMLNLTDTIPEPLSENMLFEWHRMLFLGQEKNRRLEIGQWRQHEDSMQIVSGAYGKWTVHFEAPPSARVSVEMQGFIKWFNATGPKGSHPIIHAPIRSAIAHLYFESIHPFEDGNGRIGRAVAEKALLQQSPFINVLNLSTAIEAKKSAYYEALKKGQRRNQITPWLEYFVKTLLTAQKMAESTVIFIINKSIFRKKALTLVSERQLKVIDRLLKEGPAGFAGGLTAKKYETIGQCSKATATRELADLLEKGFLLKLPGGGRNTAYQLNLASPESPVSSA; translated from the coding sequence ATGATGAATAATCGGCTCATGCCCTATAATTGGCAACAACCAGATTGGCCAGGTTTTTCTTATGAAATCAAGCACCTAGATCCGCTTTTAATTCAATATGCCCAGTTAACAGGCCGCCTTTCCGGACATTTAGACGGCCTACCACCCGAGCTGAAAAATGACACATTAATTGAGTTCATGGTCAACGAGGCGCTAAAAAGCGCCAAAATAGAAGGCGAGCAATTGGCCTTCGAAGATGTGCACTCCTCTATCCGCAATCAGTTAGGTCTAAACGCCCATAAAACATTGGTTCAGGATAACCGCGCCCAAGGCATCGCCCAAATGATGCTCAACCTAACGGACACAATCCCTGAGCCGCTGTCAGAAAATATGCTGTTTGAGTGGCATCGCATGCTCTTTTTAGGCCAAGAAAAGAATCGCCGCCTAGAGATTGGCCAATGGCGCCAGCATGAGGACTCGATGCAAATCGTCTCTGGCGCCTATGGCAAATGGACTGTGCACTTTGAAGCACCTCCCTCTGCGCGTGTTTCAGTCGAAATGCAAGGTTTCATTAAGTGGTTCAATGCGACCGGCCCTAAGGGCTCACACCCCATTATCCACGCACCCATCCGAAGTGCCATCGCACATCTTTATTTTGAAAGCATTCACCCTTTCGAAGATGGCAACGGGCGTATTGGTCGTGCGGTAGCAGAAAAGGCCCTGCTGCAGCAATCGCCTTTTATCAACGTCCTAAACCTATCTACCGCCATTGAAGCTAAAAAAAGCGCTTATTACGAAGCCTTAAAAAAAGGGCAACGCCGCAATCAAATTACCCCTTGGCTCGAATATTTTGTAAAAACCTTGCTCACAGCTCAAAAAATGGCCGAGAGCACGGTGATCTTCATCATCAATAAATCGATTTTTCGTAAAAAAGCTCTGACGCTTGTTAGCGAAAGACAGCTCAAAGTCATCGATCGGCTGCTCAAAGAAGGCCCCGCAGGTTTCGCGGGAGGGCTGACTGCCAAAAAATATGAAACAATCGGCCAATGCTCCAAAGCGACCGCGACCAGAGAGTTAGCAGATCTTCTCGAAAAGGGATTTTTACTAAAGCTGCCTGGCGGTGGCCGAAACACAGCATACCAGCTCAATCTGGCTAGTCCCGAGTCGCCTGTTTCATCTGCTTAA
- the trpA gene encoding tryptophan synthase subunit alpha: protein MSRYAAMFEGLARKKEGAFVPFWMLGDPDLKTCFERIVTLVESGADALELGIPFSDPVADGPVVQRAAMRALHAHANLDACFELLSKIRAKYPQVPIGLLTYANLCVARGEDWFYGQCAASGVDSVLLADVPTLEAEFFCKAAYKAGVDPVLIAPPNASDAQLKTIAQWSKGYVYGVTRAGVTGANETLVLSASALIEKLREYGAPPMMLGFGISKPEHVKQALAQGAAGAISGSAIVQLGVDEPGRLGDFVKQMKQATRD, encoded by the coding sequence ATGAGTCGCTACGCAGCCATGTTTGAGGGGTTGGCGAGAAAAAAAGAAGGCGCCTTCGTGCCTTTTTGGATGCTGGGTGATCCGGATTTAAAAACTTGCTTTGAGCGCATTGTCACACTGGTTGAAAGCGGGGCAGATGCACTCGAGCTTGGGATTCCTTTTTCAGACCCCGTGGCAGATGGGCCTGTTGTTCAACGCGCTGCCATGCGAGCACTGCATGCTCATGCCAATTTGGATGCCTGTTTTGAATTGCTGAGCAAAATCAGGGCAAAGTATCCACAAGTACCTATCGGTTTGTTAACTTACGCGAACTTGTGTGTCGCGCGTGGCGAAGATTGGTTTTATGGACAATGCGCAGCATCGGGCGTTGATTCAGTCCTGTTAGCAGACGTCCCAACACTGGAAGCAGAGTTTTTTTGCAAAGCGGCCTATAAAGCTGGCGTAGATCCGGTGTTAATTGCGCCGCCCAATGCCAGTGACGCGCAGCTTAAAACAATCGCTCAGTGGTCCAAAGGCTATGTCTATGGCGTTACTCGGGCGGGAGTGACAGGCGCCAATGAAACATTAGTTTTGAGCGCCTCTGCTTTGATTGAAAAGCTTCGTGAATATGGCGCGCCGCCGATGATGCTTGGCTTTGGAATTTCAAAGCCGGAACATGTCAAACAAGCGTTGGCACAGGGCGCGGCTGGAGCCATATCAGGCTCTGCGATTGTGCAACTTGGTGTTGATGAGCCGGGTCGGCTTGGGGATTTCGTTAAGCAGATGAAACAGGCGACTCGGGACTAG